A region of the Haematobia irritans isolate KBUSLIRL chromosome 5, ASM5000362v1, whole genome shotgun sequence genome:
atgaaagacgtataattttatattttttttactgatttgttttcgattttagcgtctaaactcgaacttaatagccACCTTTATTATTAAAGTCCGGTATTCACTTctgtcgatttttttaggtcgaTAAAACAGTTTTGTCATGTTTTCTTAAGAGAAGAAAAATTGAGCAATCGATAATAAATCCTGACAAACAAAACTGAGTATTATATTTAACATAAAAGCaatcatttttagcaaaatacaATCTTTTTAACAATATGTCAGTCAAGAAGGtatatttttcttattattcAGTCGTTAATCTTTCATTACAGGTTTTCCCGTTGGCATGGTTTATTTTAACGACATCTTATACCAACGCGAAGAATTTGAACTTATCTGTTAATTATAAGTACTTTATTTATCAACGAGCCACATTGCCCTAGTCTCTGGAATTGTATTGCTTGGTATTGTTATCAGTTTCACTTGACATTCGCTTTgtgaattgttaattttttcgcAGATCTCTTATCACTATCATAGATAATGTTGCTTGTGTCGTTTTCCAAAAGAAACTACCACCTATGtcgttgaataaatattttcattaaaacaaaatcctattagaaatttgaaaaaaatttgttggtagCCAACGCAAAAAATTTCTGGAAGAGTGTAAAGTAATTACTgtatgctaaaattttcttcgcTTGGAACTACCAAAAAATTATCTAGGAGCTattgtaaaacaataaaaacaatacacccaaagaaatgtgTTAGTAGGGACAACAGAAAAGTTTGCTGAAACAGCAgacagtctgctgaaaaagggaatgctgaaatagcaaacattgtcttccatttttttaagctcgattacactaaaacatgttttagtttggctgaaacaaatacAAATGTCTACTTAGGAGATATCCTAatacaattaaaacaatattttatgaatatctacagTATTtacccaaaaatctgaatatttatcaaattgaggcacaacagcaaacaaaatgtttggtgatcatatttaggagcttgtaagtatattacagtgcaaaaatatactaaAAACTACATTTGATTCTTAAACATGCTTTGGGGAAACATttataaactaaaaattttataatttgtttttagttaaaccctaaagtataaaaatataacagctgacatcgactgctgttttagcaTACTTTTTCTATAAGTGTACATTTTAGGAAATATTGTTCTGTAGATCAAGAATTCAACCAAATACCGAATGCTCATTTTGCATAGTGTATGCGAATTTTCAATGTTTCATATAATTTAGttatctttaatttaattttaattttttattatatatatatatatatatatatatatatatatatatatatatatatatatatatatatatatatatatatatatatatatatatatatatatatatatatatatatatatatatatatatatatatatatatatatatatatatatatatatatatatatatatatatatatatatatatatatatatataaatataatagctgacatcgactgctgttttagcagacttttttctataagtTTACATTTTACGAAATATTGTTCGGTAGATCAAGAATTCAACCAAATACCGAATGCTCATTTTGCATAGTGTATGCGAATTCTCATTGAGCACTCGTAGGCGAGGACCCCAACACTCTCACTTTTAATTTGATCTAGTTTCATATAATTTAGTTatctttaattcattttttattatatagtcAAATGAAGTTGTTACCAATAATAATCgctttaaatatattaaatatacgtTCGAAAAACGCCTTTTTTCaatagtttttacgaatattcttCTTGCTATTTCAGAAAGCATCTTCAGCTCTTCATAAACTATTTGTTTATGGCGGCTTAAAATATGGTCAACCCAGTCATTCGATATTAGCCAATACTGCCAacggtttgtccaaattttggtgCCGTGCTACAACAACTGAAAAATATCCCTTGGTCATTGCAACACGTTATAACATTCCATTTTTGCTCAATAAACCTGGTATGGGTTACTATGTGACTGGTGAAATATACGAAGTGGATGATAAAATGTTGAAGTCTTTGGATAATCTGGAAGATTGTGAAGACATATATATACGTGAAAAGCGTGATATGAATATTGGCGTTGGTGAAGGGTAAGATAAACGAAAAAATGTGTATGACTACGTTTCgctctaataaattttcattttctttaagCACTGTCCCATGCTATGTTTATTTGCTGGATAAATATCCCGAAAAACTTTTGAATCTACCCTTCTTGTCTagctatgaaaatggaccagcaCATCCTTATGTCACTCGCAATCAGCGTCACCACAAACATCCTCCCAATGAAGATCTATCCTACACCAAGACAACTGTAGTAGCCTGAATGCATCAGGATAATTTGTGATTTTAATGAAATCGATATTCTTCCACAAAAGGGTTTATTGCTTCAATAAATACAAATCTTTTGTTTTATATGTATGTAGTTATTAgacttagattttttttttcaaatatgtatTGAACTGTTTACTTTTAACttgaaatatgtatatatatatattttattcataataATGGCGTTATATGTGAAATAGTACTCATAAGAGCCGTATTAATAAAAACTGATATAAATTGCAAATCTATTTAAAATTCCCCTGAGTTGGTATTTTATATACATTTGCATATACCAAAGAAATTTGCTAGTAGTTACTTTTTCAGCAGCAAAAAGTTTGCTGAAAAGGGGAAAGAAGTCACAGTTTGCTCAATTATTATTtaactcattttattttttatttatttaactcacatttcaacaaaatgcaaatgaccatatactaccatatATAAAAAGGTGTACTAGAAGCTATCGTAATACAATATTAAATAAAGCAAAACCCTTTTTTGGTTCTTAAAAATACTtcgggtaacattttaaaattgaaaatttttacaa
Encoded here:
- the Tina-1 gene encoding troponin C-akin-1, which gives rise to MCNLRKASSALHKLFVYGGLKYGQPSHSILANTANGLSKFWCRATTTEKYPLVIATRYNIPFLLNKPGMGYYVTGEIYEVDDKMLKSLDNLEDCEDIYIREKRDMNIGVGEGTVPCYVYLLDKYPEKLLNLPFLSSYENGPAHPYVTRNQRHHKHPPNEDLSYTKTTVVA